A genomic segment from Rickettsiella endosymbiont of Miltochrista miniata encodes:
- a CDS encoding exodeoxyribonuclease VII small subunit, producing MPKTKKNTVFQFEKGLQELEKIVEQMERGNSTLEDSLEQFSRAVSLLKDCQLTLKNAEQKVQILMNTGTNQKNELLPFEVNEELV from the coding sequence ATGCCAAAGACAAAAAAAAATACGGTTTTTCAATTCGAAAAAGGTTTGCAAGAACTCGAAAAAATTGTTGAACAAATGGAACGAGGTAATTCAACATTAGAAGATTCTCTCGAGCAATTTAGTCGAGCCGTGAGTTTATTGAAGGATTGTCAATTGACTTTAAAAAACGCTGAACAAAAGGTGCAAATTTTAATGAACACTGGTACCAACCAGAAAAATGAACTGCTACCTTTTGAAGTCAATGAAGAATTAGTCTAG
- a CDS encoding polyprenyl synthetase family protein, with protein MNIETDFVSYQERVNQLLTGCLSNPSPLSKPLYDAMCYAVLNGGKRLRPLFIYALGIALGLPSHDLDHAACAIELIHAYSLIHDDLPSMDNDDWRRGKPSCHKQFGEAMALLAGDALQALAFDVLLKTPLPPIKIVKMLSVLAKAAGPWGMVAGQAMDFFGSDCSDKSSAENIHSLKTGALFVAAFQLPAIVADLSADKLFTLKNVGNNLGLAYQIQDDACDNENINFWQDSIERENHLKGLKDQILTDLASVLMLSPAKNQPLLQLITDLFTNEPIEKNYQLDREKSFL; from the coding sequence GTGAATATTGAAACTGATTTTGTAAGCTATCAAGAACGCGTTAATCAGTTATTAACGGGTTGTTTGTCAAATCCTTCTCCGCTATCAAAACCACTCTATGATGCAATGTGTTATGCGGTTTTAAATGGCGGGAAACGTTTAAGACCTTTATTTATTTATGCTTTAGGAATAGCTTTGGGACTACCTTCGCATGATTTAGATCATGCAGCTTGTGCGATTGAATTAATTCACGCTTATTCATTGATACATGATGATCTGCCTAGTATGGACAATGATGATTGGCGACGCGGGAAGCCTAGTTGTCATAAACAGTTTGGCGAGGCTATGGCTTTATTGGCAGGTGATGCTTTACAAGCCTTGGCTTTTGATGTTCTTCTTAAAACGCCCTTACCGCCTATTAAAATCGTAAAAATGCTCAGCGTATTGGCAAAAGCAGCAGGGCCATGGGGTATGGTGGCAGGGCAAGCTATGGACTTTTTTGGTTCAGATTGTTCAGATAAATCGAGTGCTGAAAACATCCATTCTTTAAAAACAGGAGCGTTATTTGTAGCAGCTTTTCAGTTACCCGCCATAGTTGCTGATTTGTCTGCCGATAAGCTTTTCACCCTAAAGAATGTGGGGAATAACCTAGGCCTGGCTTACCAAATTCAAGATGACGCCTGCGATAATGAAAATATCAATTTTTGGCAGGATTCTATCGAGAGAGAAAACCATCTAAAAGGCCTTAAAGATCAAATTTTAACTGATTTGGCCTCTGTTTTGATGCTTTCCCCAGCAAAAAATCAGCCTCTTCTTCAATTAATAACGGATCTGTTTACAAATGAACCCATTGAAAAAAACTATCAATTAGATAGAGAAAAATCATTTCTTTAA
- a CDS encoding peroxiredoxin, with protein MLKVGDKLPEFKLTATVDIDISKAFTEITHASYPGKWLVLFFWPKDFTFVCPTEIVAFNDLNAKFKESNAVLLGGSTDSEFVHRAWRQYNDDLRDLSFPMLSDIKHELCNNLGILDKDAGVAQRATFIIDPEGVIRFIMVTDLSVGRNPEEVLRILDALQDGGLCPCNWQKGQQTINLEEVA; from the coding sequence ATGCTAAAAGTAGGGGATAAATTACCTGAATTTAAGCTCACAGCCACCGTTGATATTGATATCAGCAAGGCTTTTACTGAGATTACACACGCTTCTTATCCCGGCAAGTGGTTAGTACTGTTTTTTTGGCCTAAAGATTTTACATTTGTATGTCCTACTGAAATTGTGGCATTTAATGATCTCAATGCTAAATTTAAAGAAAGTAACGCTGTATTATTAGGCGGCAGTACAGATAGTGAATTTGTGCATCGTGCTTGGCGACAATATAACGATGATTTACGCGATCTTTCATTCCCTATGTTGAGTGATATTAAACATGAATTATGTAATAATTTAGGGATATTAGATAAAGATGCCGGTGTTGCACAACGAGCAACATTTATTATCGATCCAGAAGGCGTTATTCGCTTTATTATGGTGACAGATTTGAGTGTCGGTCGTAATCCTGAAGAAGTATTACGTATATTGGATGCTTTACAAGACGGAGGACTCTGTCCGTGTAATTGGCAAAAAGGTCAACAAACTATTAACCTTGAAGAAGTTGCTTAA
- a CDS encoding bifunctional methionine sulfoxide reductase B/A protein, with product MKKLTPEEEKIILLKGTEPACSGKYYRYNEKGDYTCKQCGALLYHSSAKFDSGSGWPSFDDEISGAIKRVPDPDGHRTEITCAKCGAHLGHIFLGDGLTPKNIRHCVNSISLEFTPKNEAAKDLQKTSSKTNLQTETAIFAGGCFWGVEYLMKQLPGVISVISGYIGGNTSNPTYEEVCTQPTGHAEAVEIIFDPSKVSYETLAKQFFEIHDPEQLNRQGPDKGEQYRSEIFYTTPEQKEITLKLISILKNKGFQVVTKVTPATTFWKAEDYHQNYYEKNRKQPYCHFYVKRF from the coding sequence ATGAAAAAACTGACGCCTGAGGAAGAGAAAATTATTTTATTAAAAGGTACTGAGCCTGCCTGCTCTGGAAAATATTACCGATATAATGAAAAAGGCGATTACACTTGTAAACAATGCGGGGCACTGTTATATCATTCTTCGGCTAAATTTGATTCTGGAAGTGGCTGGCCCAGTTTTGACGATGAAATATCAGGTGCAATTAAACGAGTACCTGATCCAGATGGCCATCGTACCGAAATTACCTGCGCGAAATGTGGAGCGCATCTGGGCCATATATTTCTAGGCGATGGTTTGACGCCTAAGAATATTCGTCATTGTGTTAATTCAATATCTCTAGAATTTACCCCTAAAAATGAAGCTGCAAAAGATTTGCAAAAAACTTCAAGCAAAACTAATCTTCAGACTGAAACTGCTATTTTTGCGGGAGGGTGTTTTTGGGGTGTAGAATATTTAATGAAACAATTACCCGGGGTTATTTCAGTAATTTCTGGATACATTGGTGGTAATACATCTAATCCCACCTATGAAGAAGTCTGTACCCAGCCTACCGGTCATGCCGAAGCAGTTGAAATTATTTTTGATCCTAGCAAAGTAAGCTATGAAACTTTAGCTAAACAGTTTTTCGAAATCCATGATCCAGAGCAGTTAAACCGACAAGGGCCCGATAAAGGCGAGCAATATCGGTCTGAGATTTTTTATACCACTCCAGAACAAAAAGAAATCACCTTAAAACTGATTAGTATTTTAAAAAATAAAGGTTTTCAAGTGGTTACCAAAGTTACACCGGCTACAACATTCTGGAAGGCAGAAGATTATCATCAAAATTATTATGAAAAAAACCGGAAACAACCTTACTGCCATTTTTATGTTAAAAGATTTTAA
- a CDS encoding glycoside hydrolase family 25 protein, with product MKNQQQNILCEKGIDISHWQGEIDWEKVATEEIKHVFIKMSEGGTYTDPNFVTNWNAAKNPGLKVNAYHYFRVLNSIPEEQVANIKRNLLSVGFDPAMNGLAIDVEAGGNESASRDIMADHLHMLLGLLNCDLLDVKPMIYCSPAYWNSGVNWEKYDFSVYPLWIAQWNVDEPHLPKSWEQSGKNWSCWQYSSKGKVNGIKGDVDLDWVRN from the coding sequence ATGAAAAATCAACAACAAAATATTTTGTGCGAAAAAGGAATTGACATCTCACACTGGCAAGGGGAAATTGACTGGGAAAAAGTTGCGACAGAAGAAATTAAACATGTGTTTATCAAAATGTCAGAAGGCGGAACTTACACCGATCCAAACTTCGTTACTAATTGGAATGCTGCAAAAAATCCAGGGCTTAAAGTCAATGCCTACCATTATTTTAGAGTTTTAAATAGCATTCCAGAAGAGCAAGTTGCAAATATTAAAAGGAATCTACTATCAGTTGGATTTGATCCGGCAATGAATGGTCTAGCTATTGATGTGGAGGCAGGGGGCAACGAATCCGCTAGTAGGGATATAATGGCCGATCATTTACACATGCTTTTAGGCCTACTCAACTGCGATCTTTTAGATGTTAAGCCAATGATTTATTGTTCACCTGCCTATTGGAATAGTGGCGTAAACTGGGAAAAATATGATTTTAGTGTCTATCCACTTTGGATTGCCCAGTGGAATGTAGATGAACCACACCTCCCCAAAAGCTGGGAACAATCAGGAAAGAACTGGTCTTGCTGGCAATATAGTTCAAAGGGAAAAGTAAACGGTATTAAAGGCGATGTTGATTTAGATTGGGTTAGAAACTAA
- a CDS encoding outer membrane protein, producing MNFSKIIRMGLSVVLCLVASALYAAPNAYSKSHCYHPHRLYFDLGVGKAYDYASSNSFLLAPNGSVLGSLKTGNSYSTPFFFVGIGYRWARDNPWFPSINMGLQHRYTSPINVFGVSQTPSVDPAPTSYNYRLQQESWLLMTKADIYKWQRFMPYVALGLGASFNRITQLFVNSSTFTNQLGGSTNLTGDFSYNVGAGIDYQVKDDFWLSLGYFYDNLGKNKVDNVFTNSTFTPIGTLKNANLHASSVFLSARYLFW from the coding sequence ATGAATTTTTCTAAGATAATTAGAATGGGGTTGAGCGTAGTACTTTGTTTAGTCGCGAGTGCACTTTACGCAGCACCCAATGCATATTCTAAATCTCATTGTTATCATCCTCACCGATTATATTTTGATTTAGGTGTCGGTAAGGCCTACGATTATGCAAGTAGCAATAGCTTTTTGCTTGCTCCGAATGGGAGTGTGTTAGGGAGCTTAAAAACAGGCAATTCTTACAGCACACCCTTTTTCTTTGTTGGGATAGGGTATCGATGGGCGCGCGACAATCCATGGTTTCCTAGTATTAATATGGGCTTGCAGCATCGCTATACTTCGCCAATAAATGTTTTCGGAGTTTCGCAGACGCCTAGTGTAGACCCAGCTCCAACCAGTTATAATTATCGATTGCAACAGGAAAGCTGGCTGCTTATGACCAAAGCAGATATCTATAAATGGCAAAGATTTATGCCCTATGTTGCGTTAGGTTTGGGCGCTTCGTTTAATAGGATCACTCAGCTGTTTGTAAACTCTTCAACTTTTACTAACCAGCTGGGAGGCTCGACCAATCTAACGGGTGATTTTAGTTACAATGTGGGTGCGGGTATAGATTATCAGGTCAAAGATGATTTTTGGTTATCGTTAGGTTATTTCTATGATAATCTTGGAAAGAATAAAGTAGATAATGTATTTACAAATAGTACCTTCACACCTATTGGCACATTAAAAAACGCTAATCTGCATGCGAGCAGTGTTTTTCTTAGTGCACGCTATTTATTTTGGTAA
- a CDS encoding NAD(P)H-binding protein has protein sequence MRILITGANGFIAREIIARLAAGGHDIIACVHNRLLENIPHVHAFKADFTTAITPEYWLPHLKGIDIVINCVGVFQTAKEKTIWNIHYEAPKALFEACAKQGVKKIIQISALGIDKVDVPYATSKLAIDKYLQTLDIDSTIIRPGFVYGKGSYGGSSLFRGLAGLPFILPMPGGAEQLQQPIHIDDLTLIVEKVLDLPGTQILYAVGSEKLSVKNILIKLRAWLGFRKAWPIAIPDRLTQLGAKIGNWIPNSPISETGIKMMAVDNIADDMEIKNLENSIGFKPRSFSRGLNGMVSSVQDRWHARLYFLRPLLRISIAFIWIFSGVISALPVSASLSFGILTQAKIPLSFQPFALYGLSTIDLLLGLATLFNYRLIVMGFLQCVLILFYTTIISFSLPSYWLHPFAPIAKNIPLLVAILIMMALNSER, from the coding sequence ATGCGTATTTTAATAACAGGCGCTAATGGTTTTATAGCGCGGGAAATCATTGCTCGGCTGGCCGCAGGTGGTCACGATATTATTGCTTGCGTACACAATAGACTTTTAGAAAATATTCCTCATGTCCATGCATTCAAAGCTGATTTTACTACCGCAATTACTCCTGAATATTGGTTACCACACTTAAAGGGTATTGATATAGTCATTAATTGTGTCGGCGTATTCCAAACAGCTAAAGAAAAGACCATATGGAATATCCATTATGAAGCACCCAAAGCGTTATTTGAAGCCTGTGCTAAGCAAGGAGTAAAGAAAATTATTCAAATTTCGGCGTTAGGGATTGATAAAGTGGATGTACCCTATGCAACAAGTAAATTAGCTATCGATAAATATTTGCAAACCTTAGACATTGACTCAACCATTATTCGGCCAGGTTTTGTGTATGGTAAAGGTTCTTATGGTGGTTCTTCATTATTTCGTGGACTTGCCGGTCTACCCTTTATTCTTCCGATGCCAGGCGGTGCAGAACAACTGCAACAACCTATCCATATAGATGATTTGACGCTTATAGTTGAGAAAGTATTAGATCTTCCTGGTACGCAAATACTTTATGCGGTAGGAAGTGAAAAACTTTCTGTAAAAAACATACTCATTAAATTGCGTGCATGGTTGGGTTTTAGAAAAGCGTGGCCAATCGCTATACCGGATAGGCTTACACAGTTAGGAGCTAAAATTGGAAATTGGATACCTAACTCTCCCATCAGTGAAACGGGTATTAAAATGATGGCTGTTGATAATATAGCGGATGACATGGAGATAAAAAATTTAGAAAATAGTATAGGCTTCAAGCCACGAAGTTTTAGTCGTGGTCTCAATGGCATGGTAAGCAGCGTACAGGATCGTTGGCATGCCAGATTATATTTTCTAAGACCTTTGTTACGTATTAGTATTGCGTTTATTTGGATATTTTCAGGGGTTATAAGTGCGTTGCCTGTTTCAGCGTCACTATCGTTTGGAATATTGACACAAGCAAAAATTCCACTTTCATTCCAGCCTTTTGCTTTATATGGGTTAAGTACAATAGATCTCTTACTAGGTTTAGCTACGCTATTTAATTACCGCTTAATAGTCATGGGGTTTCTCCAATGTGTTCTAATTTTATTTTATACCACGATAATTTCTTTTTCTCTCCCGAGCTATTGGTTACATCCTTTTGCGCCGATCGCAAAAAACATTCCTTTGTTGGTAGCCATACTGATTATGATGGCTTTAAATAGTGAACGATAA
- a CDS encoding DUF2269 domain-containing protein, whose translation MLYAWIKILHIISASVLFGTGLGTAFYMFYVNQQKNITLIAKATSAVVVADWLFTATSGVMQASTGYILIYLKGYSLTSFWILGSILGYIIAVVCWAPVVWLQMRCRDLALAASINQTPLPKEYQHYFRIWWILGIPAFIALIGVFYLMANKPEHWFL comes from the coding sequence ATGTTATACGCATGGATTAAAATATTACATATCATCAGCGCATCGGTGCTATTCGGTACCGGTTTAGGAACAGCTTTTTATATGTTTTATGTTAACCAACAGAAAAATATAACACTTATTGCCAAGGCAACCTCAGCAGTAGTGGTTGCAGATTGGCTTTTTACTGCAACATCAGGTGTAATGCAAGCGTCTACTGGATATATTTTGATTTATTTAAAAGGATATTCGTTAACCAGTTTCTGGATACTAGGATCTATATTAGGTTACATTATTGCGGTTGTTTGCTGGGCTCCTGTAGTTTGGCTGCAAATGCGTTGTCGTGATTTAGCCTTAGCCGCATCAATAAATCAAACCCCTCTACCCAAAGAATATCAACATTATTTTAGGATATGGTGGATATTAGGTATTCCCGCTTTTATCGCTTTAATAGGTGTTTTTTATTTAATGGCCAACAAACCAGAGCATTGGTTTTTATAA
- a CDS encoding U-box domain-containing protein, with product MPNATKNYQSVTTQPNLQKDHRLFAKCLVEVELRSFIKKTINESVERDELPEGHQFLCPISHGVMEDPVITKDGFTFDFKNITQWLQISKTNPLTRKPLTQEQLTRNTVLKKEIDHWEKGDIDQNIFVIMGGTEETWRQYETISTKLLKGDPTIPFKRTTQGIATDLLVKYHREVFAQPEQDRNEILAWYEELDMIEQDSKWCFDGTFCKSKIEVFEKKILFNTDLDVETQLKILEVKNLLIYKHESYDHELIQELENNLKDADEVKIKKLISYYLSESAGNIWWAQTDNRRQALLDKYATVFTGSYLKTVSLNATRWTCYAMSDALKLAIFCPERIGAYVNFVDNPSLENTKQIVESGLVFAMIAILLEHSISIAVINHRAYPEYKTFFKRPSANTWLDLIKTNPGVVGALSVSLGYSVGYSAKKILKATANWECSYGKIMSGNLQEAGLAFAEHPSLLGLLTFALKELGYNGHVYPEYAAFLKNPSAGTWCFLVTANPGIIAALSVSLGYPATRLLKATVNWECSYDKIMSGNIVEAGKTFAEHPSLLGVLTLALKELGYNNHAYPEYAAFLKNPCAGTWCDLITANPGVISALSVSLGCSATRLLKTTVNWECSYGSIMSGNLQETGKAFAEHPSVLGLLTLALKELGYNQHAGPKYAAFFEKPSAGTWCGLITANPGIIGALLVSLGYSATRILKLAVNWECSYGSIMSGNLQETGKAFAEHPSALGLLTLVLKELGYNHHAGPKYAAFLKKPSAETWCNLIKDNPGLIAALSIVLGCGAAYALKLVLKTTANWECNYSKIMSGDLQEAGLAFAEHPSALGLLTLTLKELGYNDHAYPEYAGFLKNPSAGTWCSLITSNPGVIAAVSLSLGYPATRVLKATANWECSYSKIMSGNLQEAGLAFAEHPSALGLLAFALKELGYNHHAGPEYAAFFKKPGVETWYCLVKANPGLMAVSFVSLFRFTSKVLQKTFIDSEDMKIPFFEFLKVGEKDKNYFKILQDCDIPTNELLTSDSLPLTNLNQINESNYLDIAFKERQPSRELIENLRKIGIKIPTHYSNIFSRYWENPIPRHRNGLFKGGLLATGLTVSAKNTSLLMGNLIGIFRFDTPIERKVNTIDTAGMPLGESHAMQP from the coding sequence ATGCCTAATGCAACAAAAAATTATCAATCTGTAACTACTCAACCCAATCTTCAAAAAGATCATCGCTTATTTGCAAAATGCCTAGTTGAGGTGGAACTTAGGTCGTTTATCAAGAAAACAATCAATGAAAGCGTAGAACGCGATGAATTGCCTGAAGGCCACCAATTTCTGTGCCCCATTTCACACGGAGTGATGGAAGATCCAGTCATCACCAAAGATGGCTTCACGTTTGATTTTAAAAATATTACGCAGTGGTTACAAATAAGCAAGACCAACCCTTTAACTCGGAAACCGCTTACGCAAGAACAGTTAACACGTAACACTGTTCTTAAAAAGGAAATAGATCATTGGGAGAAAGGTGATATTGATCAAAACATCTTTGTAATAATGGGAGGCACTGAAGAAACTTGGCGTCAATACGAAACTATCAGCACTAAATTATTAAAGGGAGACCCTACCATACCTTTTAAGCGAACAACTCAAGGTATTGCTACGGATCTACTGGTTAAGTACCACAGAGAGGTATTCGCTCAGCCAGAACAAGACAGAAATGAGATATTAGCTTGGTACGAAGAACTGGACATGATTGAACAAGATTCTAAATGGTGCTTTGATGGAACTTTTTGTAAAAGTAAAATTGAAGTCTTTGAAAAAAAAATCTTATTTAACACGGATTTAGACGTAGAAACCCAACTCAAGATTTTAGAAGTAAAGAATCTGCTTATTTATAAGCATGAAAGCTATGATCATGAGTTAATTCAAGAACTTGAAAACAACCTTAAGGATGCAGACGAAGTTAAAATTAAAAAATTAATATCCTATTACCTATCAGAAAGTGCTGGAAATATCTGGTGGGCTCAAACAGACAATCGACGTCAAGCATTGCTCGATAAATATGCAACTGTGTTTACTGGAAGTTATCTAAAAACAGTTTCTTTAAACGCAACGCGTTGGACTTGCTATGCCATGTCTGACGCATTAAAACTGGCTATTTTTTGTCCTGAAAGAATCGGGGCTTATGTTAATTTTGTAGACAACCCTTCGCTTGAAAATACTAAACAAATTGTAGAATCTGGATTAGTTTTCGCCATGATTGCTATTTTATTAGAACATAGTATTTCAATAGCAGTAATCAATCATCGTGCTTATCCGGAATATAAAACATTTTTTAAACGTCCATCAGCTAACACCTGGCTTGATTTAATCAAAACAAATCCCGGTGTCGTTGGTGCTTTATCAGTTTCTTTGGGTTATAGCGTAGGTTATAGCGCAAAAAAAATATTGAAAGCGACGGCTAACTGGGAATGTAGCTACGGAAAAATAATGTCAGGAAATCTTCAAGAAGCAGGCCTAGCCTTCGCCGAACACCCTTCATTGTTAGGATTGCTGACATTTGCATTGAAAGAACTCGGATATAATGGCCATGTTTATCCAGAATATGCAGCCTTTCTTAAAAACCCAAGTGCTGGAACTTGGTGTTTTTTAGTCACAGCCAATCCTGGCATCATTGCAGCTTTATCAGTTTCGCTAGGTTATCCCGCAACGCGACTGTTGAAAGCGACGGTTAACTGGGAATGTAGCTACGATAAAATAATGTCTGGAAATATTGTAGAAGCAGGAAAAACATTTGCTGAACACCCGTCATTGTTAGGAGTGCTAACACTTGCATTGAAAGAACTCGGATATAATAACCATGCTTATCCAGAATATGCAGCCTTTCTTAAAAACCCATGTGCTGGAACTTGGTGTGATTTAATCACGGCTAATCCTGGTGTCATTAGCGCTTTATCAGTTTCATTAGGTTGTTCTGCAACTCGATTGTTGAAAACGACGGTTAATTGGGAATGTAGCTACGGCAGCATAATGTCTGGAAATCTTCAAGAAACAGGAAAAGCTTTTGCCGAACATCCCTCAGTTTTAGGATTGCTGACGCTTGCATTGAAAGAACTCGGATATAACCAACACGCAGGTCCAAAATATGCTGCATTCTTTGAAAAACCTAGTGCTGGAACTTGGTGTGGTTTAATCACAGCCAATCCAGGTATCATTGGCGCTTTATTAGTTTCCTTAGGTTATTCTGCGACACGAATATTGAAGTTGGCTGTTAATTGGGAATGTAGCTACGGCAGCATAATGTCTGGAAATCTTCAAGAAACAGGAAAAGCTTTTGCCGAACACCCCTCAGCTTTAGGTTTGCTGACGCTCGTATTAAAAGAACTCGGATATAATCACCACGCGGGCCCAAAATATGCCGCATTCCTTAAAAAACCAAGTGCTGAAACTTGGTGTAATTTAATCAAAGATAATCCTGGTCTCATTGCTGCCCTTTCGATAGTGTTGGGTTGTGGCGCAGCTTATGCCTTAAAGCTAGTGTTGAAAACGACGGCTAACTGGGAGTGCAACTACAGCAAAATAATGTCAGGAGATCTTCAAGAAGCAGGCCTAGCCTTTGCCGAGCATCCTTCAGCTTTAGGGTTGCTAACACTTACATTGAAAGAACTCGGATATAATGACCATGCTTATCCAGAATATGCAGGCTTTCTTAAAAATCCAAGCGCTGGTACTTGGTGTAGTTTAATCACATCCAATCCCGGTGTCATTGCTGCTGTATCGCTTTCATTGGGTTATCCCGCAACACGCGTGTTAAAAGCAACGGCTAACTGGGAATGTAGCTACAGCAAAATAATGTCAGGAAATCTTCAAGAAGCAGGCCTAGCCTTCGCCGAGCATCCTTCAGCCTTAGGATTACTGGCGTTTGCATTAAAAGAGCTAGGATATAATCACCACGCAGGTCCAGAGTATGCTGCATTCTTTAAAAAGCCTGGTGTTGAAACCTGGTATTGTTTAGTCAAGGCTAATCCTGGCCTCATGGCTGTTTCTTTCGTTTCGCTATTTCGTTTTACCAGTAAGGTATTGCAAAAGACATTTATTGACTCGGAAGATATGAAAATACCTTTTTTTGAATTTTTAAAGGTGGGTGAAAAAGATAAGAACTATTTTAAAATCTTACAAGATTGTGATATTCCAACCAATGAACTATTGACATCAGATAGTCTGCCGTTAACCAATTTAAACCAAATTAACGAAAGCAATTATTTAGATATTGCGTTTAAAGAAAGACAGCCTAGCAGGGAACTTATTGAAAACTTACGCAAAATTGGCATAAAAATACCCACCCATTACTCAAATATTTTTAGTCGATATTGGGAAAATCCGATTCCTAGACATAGGAATGGCCTTTTCAAAGGTGGCTTGCTAGCTACGGGTCTTACAGTCTCTGCTAAAAATACATCTTTATTGATGGGAAATCTGATAGGAATTTTTCGTTTTGACACGCCTATTGAGCGTAAAGTAAATACTATAGATACCGCGGGCATGCCGCTTGGTGAAAGTCATGCCATGCAGCCCTGA
- a CDS encoding Rpn family recombination-promoting nuclease/putative transposase, whose product MSEKKQRANHDSAWKDILDAYFKEFMEFFYPEIAQKIDWIAEYETLDKELQTITTDATVGKRFVDKLFKVKTLQGQEEVILIHVEIQGKKEDEFSLRLFQYYYRLFEKRGHAILTLAILTDGNNNWHPKSYQKQVLDLPILSFNFQTNKLLDYQTSKKELEETINPFGIVVLVQLAAIETKGNPQSRYEMKSKITRLLLKKGYKKDYILNLFKVIDWGLVLPPDLKIQYNNEIEQLKGEKGMSYVLSAVREEVEKNHQAWLQQGLEQGLKKGLEEGEHRKAIAIAAIAKQLLAEGRSPGAVQKLTGLPEKEVMDLVEAH is encoded by the coding sequence ATGTCTGAAAAGAAACAACGAGCAAACCACGACTCAGCTTGGAAAGATATTTTAGATGCTTATTTTAAAGAGTTTATGGAGTTTTTCTATCCAGAAATCGCACAGAAAATTGATTGGATAGCTGAATATGAAACACTTGATAAGGAACTTCAGACTATCACAACTGATGCTACAGTTGGTAAGCGCTTTGTTGATAAATTATTTAAGGTCAAAACATTACAAGGACAAGAAGAAGTCATATTAATACATGTCGAAATTCAAGGAAAAAAAGAGGATGAATTCTCTTTACGTTTATTCCAGTATTATTACCGACTTTTTGAAAAACGTGGTCATGCTATTTTAACCCTTGCAATCCTCACAGACGGGAATAATAATTGGCATCCTAAAAGTTATCAAAAACAAGTTCTAGACCTTCCTATACTTAGTTTTAATTTTCAAACTAACAAACTACTTGATTATCAAACTAGTAAAAAAGAGTTAGAAGAAACAATCAATCCTTTTGGGATCGTAGTTTTGGTCCAATTGGCAGCTATAGAGACTAAAGGAAACCCCCAAAGTCGCTATGAGATGAAGTCTAAAATCACTCGACTTTTATTGAAAAAAGGATATAAAAAAGATTATATACTTAATCTATTCAAGGTAATTGATTGGGGTCTTGTTTTGCCTCCTGACCTAAAAATTCAGTATAATAACGAGATAGAACAGTTAAAAGGGGAAAAAGGTATGAGTTATGTACTAAGTGCTGTCCGTGAAGAGGTCGAGAAAAATCATCAAGCATGGCTACAACAAGGCCTAGAACAAGGTCTAAAAAAAGGTCTTGAAGAAGGCGAGCACCGCAAAGCTATTGCTATTGCAGCTATTGCCAAACAGCTTCTAGCTGAAGGCAGATCTCCAGGAGCTGTTCAAAAATTAACCGGCTTGCCTGAAAAAGAAGTCATGGATTTAGTTGAGGCACACTAA
- a CDS encoding plasmid partition protein ParG — translation MKTVDQKNRKLARVACELPEEMANAFKAKVASEGLKIRDVMVTLISEYLKKGNKKS, via the coding sequence ATGAAAACAGTTGACCAAAAAAATCGTAAATTGGCTAGAGTAGCTTGTGAATTACCCGAGGAAATGGCTAATGCTTTTAAGGCCAAAGTTGCTTCTGAGGGCTTAAAAATTCGTGATGTTATGGTTACACTAATTTCTGAATATTTAAAAAAGGGAAATAAAAAATCCTGA